A single region of the Dromaius novaehollandiae isolate bDroNov1 chromosome 27, bDroNov1.hap1, whole genome shotgun sequence genome encodes:
- the AMIGO1 gene encoding amphoterin-induced protein 1 — protein sequence MAGSRGLPVPAASLLLLVALVAPGSRGAAGCPPRCVCASDILSCSQAVLSGVPAPLPRFTAVLDLSHNNVSRLRADWAPGRLAHLHSLLLSHNGLTFVSSEAFAHVPHLRHLDLSSNRLRALEENLFSDLAELEVLLLYNNEIAAVDRTAFESLARLRKLYLGRNHIARFPLELLREGSRPPRLALLDLSANRLQSLPAGELQALPAWLRDGLYLHGNPLACDCALFELFARGRRRRLAAVLRFQEELRCLLPPAKRPVGILALGGAELLNCSEAREAVLEAHLGDSVTLGCDSRLRAAGAREWVTPAGERLPPGTGNGSAALLADGSLRLRALRPEDGGTYACSVLNETLYVELLVHNFTARGGPDTLNTAYTTLVGCVLSVVLVLIYLYLTPCRCCRCRAKATAAAAAAPRDASAASSVLSATPEAGPPRAARRRDAASAAAGDPPPPARRGPPGRRKVSDPESVSSVFSDTPIVV from the coding sequence ATGGCGGGGtcccgggggctgccggtgccggcggcgtccctgctgctgctggtggccctggtggccccggggagccggggggcggcggggtgcCCGCCGCGCTGCGTCTGCGCCTCCGACATCCTGAGCTGCTCGCAGGCGGTGCTGAGCGGCGtgccggcgccgctgccccgcttCACCGCCGTCCTCGACCTGAGCCACAACAACGTGAGCCGTCTGCGGGCCGACTGGGCGCCGGGGCGCCTGGCCCACCTGCACTCGCTGCTGCTCAGCCACAACGGCCTCACCTTCGTCTCCAGCGAGGCCTTCGCCCACGTGCCCCACCTGCGTCACCTGGACCTCTCCTCCAACCGCCTGCGCGCCCTCGAGGAGAACCTCTTCAGCGACCTGGCCGAGCTGGAGGTGCTGCTGCTCTACAACAACGAGATCGCCGCCGTGGACCGCACGGCCTTCGAGAGCCTGGCGCGCCTGCGCAAGCTCTACCTGGGCCGCAACCACATCGCCCGCTTCCCGCTGGAGCTGCTGCGCGAGGGCAGCCGGCCGCCCCGCCTGGCGCTGCTCGACCTCTCCGCCAACCGCCTGCAGAGCCTGCCCGCGGGCGAGCTGCAGGCGCTGCCGGCCTGGCTGCGCGACGGCCTCTACCTGCACGGCAACCCGCTGGCCTGCGACTGCGCCCTCTTCGAGCTGTTCgcccgcgggcgccggcggcgcctGGCCGCCGTGCTGCGCTTCCAGGAGGAGCTGCGCTGCCTGCTGCCGCCGGCCAAGCGGCCCGTGGGCATCCTGGCGCTGGGCGGCGCGGAGCTGCTCAACTGCAGCGAGGCCCGGGAGGCCGTGCTGGAGGCCCACCTGGGCGACAGCGTCACGCTGGGCTGCGACAGCCGCCTGcgagccgccggcgcccgcgAGTGGGTGACGCCGGCCggcgagcggctgccgccggggacGGGCAACGGCAGCGCGGCGCTGCTGGCCGACGGCAGCCTGCGGCTGCGGGCGCTGCGGCCCGAGGACGGCGGCACCTACGCCTGCTCGGTGCTCAACGAGACGCTCTACGTGGAGCTGCTGGTGCACAACTTCACGGCGCGCGGCGGCCCCGACACCCTCAACACCGCCTACACCACGCTGGTGGGCTGCGTGCTCAGCGTGGTGCTGGTGCTCATCTACCTGTACCTGACgccctgccgctgctgccgctgccgcgccaaggccaccgccgccgccgccgccgccccgcgcgacGCCAGCGCCGCCTCCTCCGTGCTCAGCGCCACCCCCgaggccgggccgccccgcgccgcccgccgccgcgacGCCGCCTCCGCAGCCGCCGgggacccgccgccgcccgcccgccggggacCCCCGGGCCGCAGGAAGGTGTCCGATCCCGAGTCGGTGAGCTCGGTGTTTTCCGACACCCCCATCGTGGTGTAG
- the GPR61 gene encoding G-protein coupled receptor 61 has translation MEPSLPAPWAWNGSRPARALQPSPGPMPPNGTADAKPKDVASKSVGLFFMLLIDLTAIVGNAAVMTVIVKTPALRKFVFVFHLCLVDFLAALTLMPLEMLSGSAVFDSPVFGEAMCRVYLFLSVCFISMCILSISTINVERYYYVVHPMRYEVKMTVGLVACVLVGVWLKAVATSLVPVLGWLSPDRPPVPAGRGCSLQWSRGPYCKFFVVFFAAFYFLLPLLIIVVVYCSMFKVARVAAMHHGPLPTWMETPRRRSESLSSRSTMVTSSGAPRTTPQRTFGGGKAAAILLAVGGQFLFCWLPYFSFHLYTALSPQPLAGRQAETVVTWLGYFCFTSNPFFYGCLNRQIRGELGRLLTCFFKQPPEEDLRLPSREGSIEENFLQFLQGTGCPAEARPGPPSPKRDQPPVDFRIPGQVAEEAAEAPERRRHGGSAPTAVSAPPEL, from the coding sequence ATGGAGCCCTCCCTGCCGGCCCCGTGGGCCTGGAACGGCTCTAGGCCGGCGCGGGCGCTGCAGCCCTCGCCGGGCCCCATGCCCCCCAACGGCACGGCCGACGCCAAGCCCAAGGACGTGGCCTCCAAGTCGGTGGGGCTCTTCTTCATGCTGCTCATCGACCTGACGGCCATCGTGGGCAACGCGGCCGTCATGACCGTCATCGTGAAGACGCCGGCGCTGCGCAAGTTCGTCTTCGTCTTCCACCTCTGCCTGGTGGACTTCCTGGCCGCCCTCACCCTCATGCCGCTGGAGATGCTCTCCGGCTCGGCCGTCTTCGACAGCCCCGTTTTCGGCGAGGCCATGTGCCGCGTCTACCTGTTCCTCAGCGTCTGCTTCATCAGCATGTGCATCCTCTCCATCTCCACCATCAACGTGGAGCGCTACTACTACGTGGTGCACCCCATGCGCTACGAGGTGAAGATGACGGTGGGGCTGGTGGCCTGCGTGCTGGTGGGCGTCTGGCTCAAGGCGGTGGCCACCTCCCTGGTCCCCGTGCTGGGCTGGCTCTCGCCGGACCGGCCGCCggtccccgccggccgcgggtGCTCGCTGCAGTGGAGCCGCGGGCCCTACTGCAAGTTCTTCGTGGTCTTCTTCGCCGCCTTCTacttcctcctgcccctcctcATCATCGTCGTGGTCTACTGCAGCATGTTCAAGGTGGCGCGGGTGGCCGCCATGCACCACGGCCCGCTGCCCACCTGGATGGAGACGCCGCGGCGGCGCTCCGAGTCGCTCAGCAGCCGCTCCACCATGGTGACCAGCTCGGGGGCACCGCGCACCACGCCGCAGAGGACGTTCGGCGGCGGCAAGGCGGCCGCCATCCTCCTGGCCGTGGGCGGCCAGTTCCTCTTCTGCTGGCTGCCCTACTTCTCCTTCCACCTCTACACGGCCCTGAGCCCCCAGCCGCTGGCGGGGCGGCAGGCCGAGACCGTGGTCACTTGGCTCGGCTACTTCTGCTTTACCTCCAACCCTTTCTTCTACGGGTGCCTCAACCGGCAGATCCGCGGCGAGCTGGGCCGGCTGCTCACCTGCTTCTTCAAGCAGCCGCCGGAGGAGGACCTGCGGCTGCCCAGCCGCGAGGGCTCCATCGAGGAGAACTTCCTGCAGTTCCTCCAGGGCACCGGCTGCCCCgccgaggcccggcccggcccccccagccccaagcgGGACCAGCCCCCCGTGGACTTCCGCATCCCCGGCCAGGTGGCCGAGGAGGCGGCCGAGgcgccggagcggcggcggcatGGCGGCTCGGCGCCGACGGCCGTCTCGGCCCCCCCGGAGCTGTAG